The Sagittula sp. P11 genome window below encodes:
- a CDS encoding polyprenyl synthetase family protein, producing MLDQPRMKPHERLAADLATEMAAVNDLIRERMASRHAPRIPEVTAHLVEAGGKRLRPMLTLASAKLCGYDGPYHVHLAATVEFIHTATLLHDDVVDESERRRGRPTANLLWDNKSSVLVGDYLFARSFQLMTETGNLRVLRILSDAAATIAEGEVLQLTAAQDLSTTEDIYLQVVRGKTAALFSAATEVGGVIAGRPEEDVRALFDYGDALGIAFQIVDDLLDYWGGDATGKNVGDDFRERKLTLPLIKAFAKADDTEKAFWKRVIEKGDQRDSDLEEALRLLDRHGALEETRQEALAWAERAKTAMQTLPASDLRDLLIDLSDYVVSRVS from the coding sequence ATGTTGGATCAGCCACGCATGAAACCGCACGAACGCCTCGCCGCTGATCTGGCGACCGAAATGGCGGCCGTGAACGACCTGATCCGGGAACGGATGGCCTCCCGGCATGCCCCCCGGATACCGGAGGTGACGGCGCACCTCGTGGAGGCCGGCGGCAAACGGTTGCGGCCCATGCTGACCCTCGCCTCGGCCAAGCTCTGCGGTTACGATGGCCCCTATCACGTGCACCTCGCCGCGACGGTGGAGTTCATCCACACCGCGACACTGCTGCACGACGACGTGGTGGACGAAAGCGAAAGGCGCCGGGGCCGGCCCACGGCGAACCTTTTGTGGGACAACAAGTCGTCGGTGCTGGTGGGCGACTACCTCTTTGCGCGATCCTTCCAGTTGATGACGGAGACGGGCAACCTGCGCGTCCTGCGCATCCTGTCGGACGCGGCGGCGACCATCGCAGAGGGCGAGGTCCTGCAGCTGACCGCCGCGCAGGACCTCTCGACCACCGAAGACATCTACCTGCAGGTGGTGCGCGGCAAGACGGCGGCGCTGTTCTCGGCGGCGACCGAGGTGGGCGGCGTGATCGCCGGACGGCCCGAAGAAGACGTGCGTGCGCTGTTCGACTACGGCGACGCGCTGGGGATCGCCTTCCAGATCGTCGACGACCTGCTGGACTACTGGGGCGGCGACGCGACCGGCAAGAACGTCGGCGATGATTTCCGCGAACGCAAGCTGACGCTGCCGCTGATCAAGGCCTTCGCCAAGGCGGACGACACGGAAAAGGCGTTCTGGAAGCGGGTCATCGAGAAGGGCGACCAGCGCGACAGCGATCTGGAGGAGGCCCTGCGCCTGCTCGATCGCCATGGCGCGCTCGAAGAGACCCGGCAGGAGGCCCTCGCCTGGGCCGAGCGGGCGAAGACCGCGATGCAGACCCTGCCCGCCAGCGACCTGCGCGACCTGCTGATCGACCTCAGCGACTACGTGGTGTCGCGGGTCAGCTGA
- a CDS encoding molybdopterin guanine dinucleotide synthesis: MTFDRVMMVDWSGGNDRGPRPTRDAIWIGETGRAPVYCRNRQTAEDLLSKRITDALAAGARLMVGFDFPFGYPVGMAQAICGGGVLDLWDWLEARIEDTPRANNRFDLAGGINLSLGTPGPFWGNGLKRDVPGLARTKAGYANPFDDRRVCETRSRGTFTVWQLAGAGSVGSQVLMGLPVLARLRQRFPVSVWPFEPVDAPVVFTELWPGLIEPVVRKTAGIRDAVQVDLLAHGIGRLNPDRLEAMLAVDVPDARTEEGWILGLGFEEELQDICR, translated from the coding sequence GTGACGTTCGACCGCGTGATGATGGTCGACTGGTCCGGCGGCAACGACCGTGGCCCGCGCCCCACACGTGACGCGATCTGGATCGGCGAGACCGGCCGCGCGCCGGTCTATTGCCGCAACCGCCAGACCGCCGAGGACCTGCTGTCAAAGCGGATTACCGATGCGCTAGCCGCAGGCGCACGGCTCATGGTCGGGTTCGACTTCCCCTTCGGCTATCCGGTCGGCATGGCGCAGGCCATCTGCGGTGGCGGCGTTCTCGACCTCTGGGACTGGCTGGAAGCGCGGATCGAGGACACGCCACGCGCCAACAACCGCTTCGACCTGGCCGGAGGGATCAACCTGTCGCTTGGCACCCCCGGTCCGTTCTGGGGCAACGGGCTGAAGCGCGACGTGCCGGGACTGGCGCGGACCAAAGCCGGCTATGCAAATCCGTTCGACGACAGGCGGGTTTGCGAAACCCGGTCGCGCGGCACCTTCACCGTCTGGCAACTGGCTGGCGCGGGTTCGGTCGGATCGCAGGTGCTGATGGGCCTCCCGGTCCTCGCACGGCTGAGGCAGCGCTTTCCGGTCTCCGTCTGGCCGTTCGAGCCGGTGGACGCCCCCGTCGTCTTCACCGAACTCTGGCCCGGGCTGATCGAGCCGGTGGTGCGTAAGACGGCGGGCATCCGCGACGCGGTGCAGGTCGATCTGCTGGCGCACGGCATTGGCCGGTTGAACCCCGACAGGCTGGAGGCGATGCTGGCCGTAGACGTGCCGGACGCCCGGACCGAGGAAGGCTGGATCCTCGGGCTTGGCTTCGAAGAGGAGTTGCAGGACATATGCCGCTGA
- a CDS encoding VOC family protein, with the protein MLTQINGLHHVTSLASGAQENNDFFTKVLGLRRVKKTVNFDAPDVYHLYYGDEIGTPGTVMTYFPFPNASPGRPGTGEVGTTVFSVPKDALPFWETRLAEHKVDGLIRTDRLGEQRLMFKGPDGDGFALVAAEDDRAPWVADVPADVAIRGFHSADLRLSQRDAQASAELLRFMGYEKDDAENNVTRFRVPNGNEAQVMDITEVDAGRADQGAGSVHHIAFSVDNREKQLEVRKALMDTGYQVTPVIDRDYFWAIYFRTPGGVLFEVATNEPGFDRDEDTAHLGEALRLPTQHEHLRPQLEKRLEPIHD; encoded by the coding sequence ATGCTGACCCAGATCAACGGACTGCACCACGTGACCTCGCTCGCCTCGGGCGCGCAGGAGAACAACGATTTCTTCACCAAGGTTCTTGGCCTGCGACGGGTCAAGAAGACGGTGAACTTCGACGCCCCGGACGTCTATCACCTGTACTACGGCGACGAGATCGGCACGCCCGGCACGGTGATGACCTATTTCCCCTTCCCGAACGCCAGCCCTGGCCGTCCCGGCACCGGCGAGGTCGGCACGACCGTGTTCAGCGTGCCGAAGGACGCCCTGCCCTTCTGGGAAACCCGGCTGGCCGAGCACAAGGTCGACGGGCTGATCCGCACGGACCGGCTAGGCGAGCAGCGGCTGATGTTCAAGGGACCGGACGGTGACGGCTTTGCGCTTGTCGCGGCCGAAGACGACCGCGCCCCCTGGGTGGCCGATGTCCCCGCCGACGTGGCGATCCGCGGCTTCCACTCCGCCGATCTGCGGCTGTCGCAACGGGATGCGCAGGCCAGTGCGGAACTGCTGCGCTTCATGGGCTACGAGAAGGACGATGCGGAGAACAACGTCACCCGCTTCCGCGTGCCCAACGGCAACGAGGCGCAGGTGATGGACATCACCGAGGTCGATGCAGGCCGCGCCGACCAGGGCGCCGGCAGCGTGCACCACATCGCTTTCTCGGTGGACAACCGCGAGAAGCAGCTGGAGGTGCGCAAGGCGCTGATGGACACCGGCTATCAGGTGACGCCGGTGATCGACCGGGATTACTTCTGGGCGATCTACTTCCGGACACCCGGCGGCGTGCTGTTCGAGGTCGCGACCAATGAACCCGGGTTCGACCGGGACGAGGACACCGCGCACCTTGGCGAGGCACTGCGCCTGCCGACGCAGCACGAACACCTGCGCCCGCAACTGGAAAAACGGCTCGAGCCGATCCATGACTGA
- the glp gene encoding gephyrin-like molybdotransferase Glp — MPLKPPPLRNDCFALPPGVDWTPVDAALSMLRQRLSPVVAREDVPLGDGVGRVLAEDILARRSNPPEANTAVDGYGFAAGAVGEGDVVLPLVEGRSAAGAPFTGRVPEGAAVRVLTGAALPEGVDTVVLDEDCAVGEGEVAFRGPVNRGANTRKAGEDVAEGVTALSAGRVLTPADLALAAAVGHGALPVFSRVRVGVLSTGDEVVEPGRTAAPGQIFDANRPMLLSMAARFGYEAIDLGHVRDDRNALRARLDGAVGAVDAILTSGGASAGDEDHVSALLRETGALAEWRIALKPGRPLALGMWQGVPVFGLPGNPVAAFVCTLVFARPAMGLLAGAGWQAPVGFDVPAAFTKRKKPGRREYLRARIREGRAEVFASEGSGRVSGLSWAEGLVELEDGARDIEPGDLVRFIPFGSFGL; from the coding sequence ATGCCGCTGAAACCGCCCCCCTTGCGCAACGACTGCTTCGCCCTGCCCCCGGGCGTGGACTGGACCCCGGTGGACGCGGCGCTGAGCATGCTGCGGCAAAGGCTGTCGCCGGTCGTCGCGCGAGAGGACGTTCCGCTTGGCGATGGCGTGGGCCGGGTGCTGGCGGAGGACATCTTGGCGCGCCGGTCCAACCCGCCGGAGGCCAACACCGCCGTCGATGGCTACGGTTTTGCTGCTGGCGCTGTCGGCGAAGGCGACGTGGTCCTGCCGCTGGTGGAGGGACGCTCTGCCGCCGGAGCGCCTTTTACGGGCCGCGTGCCCGAAGGTGCCGCCGTGCGCGTCCTGACCGGCGCGGCGCTGCCGGAGGGCGTGGACACCGTGGTGCTGGACGAGGATTGCGCCGTCGGAGAGGGTGAGGTCGCCTTTCGCGGACCGGTGAACCGCGGCGCAAACACCCGCAAGGCAGGCGAGGACGTGGCCGAAGGTGTCACCGCCCTGTCGGCAGGCCGGGTCCTGACGCCCGCCGATCTGGCGCTGGCGGCCGCCGTGGGCCACGGCGCCCTGCCGGTCTTCTCGCGCGTGCGGGTGGGCGTGCTGTCTACCGGCGACGAGGTCGTGGAGCCGGGCAGGACGGCCGCGCCGGGCCAGATCTTCGACGCCAACCGCCCGATGCTGCTGAGCATGGCGGCGCGCTTCGGGTACGAGGCCATCGACCTCGGCCACGTGCGCGACGACCGCAACGCCCTGCGCGCGCGGCTCGACGGGGCGGTGGGCGCGGTGGACGCGATCCTGACCTCCGGCGGTGCATCGGCGGGCGACGAGGATCATGTCTCTGCCCTCCTGCGTGAGACGGGCGCCCTGGCCGAATGGCGCATCGCTCTGAAACCCGGGCGGCCGCTGGCGCTTGGCATGTGGCAGGGGGTGCCGGTGTTCGGCCTGCCGGGCAACCCTGTTGCGGCCTTCGTCTGCACGCTGGTCTTCGCACGTCCCGCCATGGGGCTCTTGGCCGGGGCGGGCTGGCAGGCGCCGGTGGGGTTCGACGTGCCCGCCGCCTTCACGAAACGCAAGAAACCGGGCCGCCGTGAATACCTGCGCGCCCGCATCCGCGAGGGCCGGGCAGAGGTCTTCGCCTCCGAAGGATCAGGGCGTGTGTCGGGCCTGAGCTGGGCGGAGGGTCTGGTGGAGCTGGAGGACGGCGCCCGGGATATCGAACCGGGCGACCTCGTGCGGTTCATCCCTTTCGGCAGTTTCGGGCTGTAG
- a CDS encoding tRNA1(Val) (adenine(37)-N6)-methyltransferase, with amino-acid sequence MLGGRVMVLQPRDGYRAGTDPVILAASVQARAGETVLELGCGGGAALCCLGWRVPGLALSGLEIQPGYADLARRNLDGNGLNGEIHEGDVAAPPAALKARSFDHVIANPPYFEAGKGLSAQDGGRGKGRTGDVPLSVWVDTAARRLKPRGHATFIQRVERLPELMAAMQAVLGGLELLPLLPRPGRPPRLVLLRGRKEARTPFRFHPPKVIHPEGVMGNGQKNYSECFFSVMTEGAPLTFEPDFG; translated from the coding sequence ATGCTGGGCGGGCGTGTCATGGTGCTCCAGCCGCGCGACGGCTACCGGGCGGGCACCGATCCGGTGATCCTTGCCGCGTCGGTGCAGGCGCGGGCCGGAGAGACCGTGCTGGAACTGGGCTGCGGCGGCGGGGCCGCGCTGTGCTGCCTTGGCTGGCGCGTGCCGGGGCTCGCGTTGTCGGGGCTGGAGATACAGCCGGGCTACGCCGATCTCGCCCGCCGGAACCTCGACGGCAACGGGCTGAACGGAGAGATCCACGAGGGCGACGTGGCCGCGCCCCCCGCCGCGCTGAAGGCCCGCAGTTTCGACCACGTGATCGCCAACCCGCCCTACTTCGAGGCGGGCAAGGGGCTGTCTGCGCAGGACGGCGGGCGCGGCAAGGGCCGCACGGGCGATGTGCCGCTATCGGTCTGGGTCGACACCGCCGCGCGCCGCCTGAAGCCCAGGGGGCACGCCACCTTCATCCAGCGGGTGGAACGCCTGCCCGAGCTGATGGCCGCCATGCAGGCCGTGCTGGGCGGTCTGGAACTGTTGCCGCTGCTGCCCCGTCCGGGCCGTCCGCCGCGACTCGTTCTGCTGCGCGGGCGGAAAGAGGCGCGCACCCCCTTCAGGTTCCATCCGCCGAAGGTGATTCACCCTGAGGGTGTCATGGGAAACGGGCAAAAGAATTACTCGGAATGCTTCTTTTCCGTCATGACGGAGGGTGCGCCGTTAACTTTCGAACCGGATTTCGGCTGA
- a CDS encoding YdcH family protein — MSLSSHLQELKKKHHALSEAVEQAQRAPSTDDLQIAHLKKQKLRIKEEITRLSSAVA, encoded by the coding sequence ATGAGCTTGAGTTCGCATCTGCAGGAACTGAAGAAGAAGCACCATGCCCTGTCCGAGGCCGTGGAGCAGGCGCAACGTGCGCCCAGTACCGACGACCTGCAAATCGCGCACCTGAAAAAGCAGAAATTGAGGATCAAGGAGGAGATTACGCGCCTTTCGTCCGCCGTCGCCTGA
- a CDS encoding patatin-like phospholipase family protein, with protein sequence MTRLPEDPAQIVFSGGGLRCFWQGGFLTRLAKDMSFAPERVTGVSGGALAGAAWIAGIERRLLDTMCDAFERRDTNIDLFEADENGITPHQELYCDVVNRVLDDEATRKVAEGPAFQIQIAHPPETGLATLTGTALAATYEAELHIVGSPHFNWAEKMGLTSNLIDANAAARDGRLADLVSAAAVIPPVFEPPLWEGRRVVDGGMADQAPMPVPDKGETLVLLTREYKKLPDVAGRTYVWPGSETPADKIDFTDPQKLRDTWALGERDAERYLEGV encoded by the coding sequence ATGACAAGACTTCCCGAAGACCCCGCCCAGATCGTCTTTTCCGGTGGTGGGCTGCGCTGCTTCTGGCAGGGCGGCTTCCTGACCCGGCTCGCGAAGGACATGTCCTTCGCGCCCGAACGCGTGACCGGCGTCAGCGGCGGCGCGCTGGCGGGGGCTGCGTGGATCGCGGGCATCGAACGCCGCCTGCTGGACACGATGTGCGACGCGTTTGAACGGCGCGACACGAACATCGACCTGTTCGAGGCGGACGAGAACGGCATCACCCCGCATCAGGAACTGTATTGCGACGTGGTCAACCGCGTGCTGGACGATGAGGCGACGCGCAAGGTGGCGGAGGGCCCCGCCTTCCAGATCCAGATCGCGCATCCGCCGGAGACGGGCCTGGCGACGCTGACCGGCACCGCACTGGCGGCCACCTACGAGGCGGAACTGCACATCGTCGGATCGCCGCATTTCAACTGGGCGGAGAAGATGGGCCTGACGTCGAACCTGATCGACGCAAACGCCGCGGCGCGCGACGGGCGGCTCGCCGACCTCGTGAGCGCGGCCGCAGTCATCCCCCCGGTGTTCGAGCCTCCCCTGTGGGAAGGACGGCGGGTGGTCGACGGCGGCATGGCCGACCAGGCGCCGATGCCCGTGCCCGACAAGGGCGAGACGCTGGTGCTGCTGACCCGCGAGTACAAGAAGCTGCCCGACGTGGCGGGCCGCACCTACGTCTGGCCGGGCAGCGAGACGCCCGCCGACAAGATAGATTTCACCGACCCGCAGAAGCTGCGGGACACCTGGGCCCTGGGGGAACGCGATGCAGAGCGTTACCTTGAAGGGGTCTGA
- a CDS encoding DUF2007 domain-containing protein, whose amino-acid sequence MEELLRTTDITVIPLAKTLLDAEGIASFELDVNMSVLEGSLGILPRRLMVLSSDLDRARRLMQEAGVDIAR is encoded by the coding sequence ATGGAAGAGCTTCTACGCACCACCGACATCACCGTGATCCCGTTGGCCAAGACCCTTCTGGACGCTGAGGGTATAGCCAGCTTTGAGCTGGACGTAAACATGAGCGTCCTCGAAGGATCCCTCGGCATTTTGCCGCGCCGGCTGATGGTCCTGTCCAGCGATCTGGACCGCGCCCGCCGCCTCATGCAGGAGGCCGGAGTGGACATTGCGCGTTGA
- a CDS encoding EAL domain-containing protein — translation MPKITTGPRNALEHAVDARDAGVMDMVRRAIQHRQVILAFQPVVQAAQPDRAAFQEGLIRVLDDTGRVIPAGEFIDTVEDTEYGRLLDCIALEKGLSELRRVPSLRLSVNMSARSIGYKKWMRTLHRGISDDPTVAERLILEITEHSAMLVPELVTTFMSDLRKKGITFAIDDFGSGYTALRHFKDFSFDILKIDGEFCRGIAKDPDNQVLVGAMVSISEHFDMFTVAECVETQADADCLARLGVDCLQGYLYAAPTVTPAWRAEPTRRQA, via the coding sequence ATGCCGAAGATCACCACCGGCCCGCGCAATGCCCTCGAACACGCGGTCGACGCGCGCGACGCGGGCGTCATGGACATGGTGCGCCGTGCGATCCAGCACCGTCAGGTCATCCTCGCCTTCCAGCCGGTCGTGCAGGCGGCGCAACCGGACCGGGCCGCCTTCCAGGAGGGGCTGATTCGCGTCCTCGACGACACCGGGCGGGTGATTCCCGCCGGAGAGTTCATCGATACCGTGGAAGACACCGAGTACGGGCGGCTTCTGGACTGCATCGCATTGGAAAAGGGCCTGAGCGAGCTGCGCCGCGTGCCGAGCTTGCGGCTGTCGGTCAACATGTCGGCGCGGTCCATCGGCTACAAGAAGTGGATGCGCACGCTGCATCGGGGCATCTCCGACGACCCCACCGTGGCCGAACGGCTGATTCTCGAGATCACGGAGCATTCCGCCATGCTGGTGCCCGAACTGGTCACCACCTTCATGAGCGACCTGCGCAAGAAGGGAATCACCTTCGCCATCGACGATTTCGGCTCCGGCTACACCGCGCTGCGGCATTTCAAGGACTTCAGCTTCGACATCCTGAAGATCGACGGGGAATTCTGTCGCGGCATTGCCAAGGATCCCGACAACCAGGTCCTTGTCGGCGCCATGGTCAGCATTTCCGAACACTTCGACATGTTCACAGTCGCCGAATGCGTCGAGACGCAGGCAGATGCCGACTGCCTTGCCCGCCTGGGGGTCGATTGCCTTCAGGGTTATCTCTACGCGGCACCCACCGTCACACCCGCATGGCGGGCAGAGCCGACCCGCCGACAGGCCTGA
- the phbB gene encoding acetoacetyl-CoA reductase — protein MARVALVTGGSRGIGEAISKALKAEGYTVAATYAGNDEKAAAFTQETGIKTYKWNVADYESSKAGIAQVEADLGPIDVVVANAGITRDAPFHKMTPEQWKEVIDTNLTGVFNTVHPVWPGMRERKFGRVIVISSINGQKGQFAQVNYAATKAGDLGIVKSLAQEGARAGITANAICPGYIATEMVMAVPEKVRESIIAQIPAGRLGEPEEIARCVVFLASDDAGFINGSTISANGAQFFV, from the coding sequence ATGGCAAGAGTTGCACTCGTCACCGGCGGCAGCCGCGGCATCGGTGAGGCCATCTCGAAGGCGCTGAAGGCGGAGGGCTACACTGTCGCCGCCACCTATGCAGGCAACGACGAGAAGGCCGCCGCGTTCACCCAAGAGACCGGCATCAAGACCTACAAGTGGAACGTCGCGGACTACGAATCGTCCAAGGCGGGTATCGCGCAGGTCGAAGCGGATCTCGGCCCCATCGACGTGGTCGTCGCCAACGCGGGCATCACCCGTGACGCGCCGTTCCACAAGATGACCCCCGAACAATGGAAAGAGGTGATCGACACCAACCTGACCGGCGTGTTCAACACCGTGCACCCGGTCTGGCCGGGCATGCGGGAGCGCAAGTTCGGGCGGGTCATCGTGATCTCGTCGATCAACGGCCAGAAGGGACAGTTCGCGCAGGTGAACTATGCCGCGACCAAGGCGGGCGACCTCGGCATCGTGAAGTCGCTGGCGCAGGAAGGCGCCCGCGCCGGCATCACCGCGAACGCGATCTGCCCAGGCTACATCGCGACCGAGATGGTCATGGCCGTGCCGGAAAAGGTGCGCGAGTCGATCATCGCCCAGATCCCGGCGGGCCGCCTTGGCGAGCCGGAAGAAATCGCGCGCTGTGTCGTGTTCCTCGCCTCCGACGACGCGGGTTTCATCAACGGTTCCACGATCTCTGCGAACGGCGCACAGTTCTTCGTCTGA
- a CDS encoding acetyl-CoA C-acetyltransferase, giving the protein MTNVVIASAARTGVGSFGGSFANTPAHDLGAAVLEALVARAGISKDEVSETILGQVLTAAQGQNPARQAHINAGLPKESAAWGINQVCGSGLRAVALGAQHIMLGDAAIVCAGGQENMSMSPHAQNLRQAHKMGDVKYIDTMIKDGLWDAFNGYHMGQTAENVADQWQITREMQDEFAVASQNKAEAAQKAGKFDDEVIPFTIKTRKGDIVMDKDEYIRHGATMDAMQKLRPAFTKDGSVTAANASGINDGAAGVLLMSADDAEKRGIEPLARIASYATAGLDPSIMGVGPIHASRKALEKAGWSVSDLDLVEANEAFAAQACAVNKDMGWDPAIVNVNGGAIAIGHPIGASGCRVLNTLLFEMKRRDAKKGLATLCIGGGMGVALCVERP; this is encoded by the coding sequence ATGACCAATGTCGTTATCGCAAGCGCTGCCCGCACCGGCGTCGGCAGCTTTGGCGGCTCGTTCGCCAACACCCCGGCGCACGATCTGGGTGCTGCCGTGCTGGAGGCGCTGGTCGCCCGTGCAGGCATCTCGAAGGACGAGGTTTCGGAAACCATTCTCGGCCAGGTGCTGACCGCCGCTCAGGGCCAGAACCCTGCGCGTCAGGCGCACATCAACGCGGGCCTGCCGAAGGAATCGGCCGCATGGGGCATCAACCAGGTCTGCGGCTCGGGCCTGCGCGCCGTTGCACTGGGTGCGCAGCACATCATGCTGGGCGACGCCGCCATCGTCTGCGCCGGCGGCCAGGAAAACATGTCCATGAGCCCCCACGCGCAGAACCTGCGCCAGGCGCACAAGATGGGCGACGTGAAGTACATCGACACGATGATCAAGGACGGCCTCTGGGACGCGTTCAACGGCTACCACATGGGCCAGACCGCCGAGAACGTGGCCGACCAGTGGCAGATCACCCGCGAGATGCAGGACGAATTCGCCGTCGCATCCCAGAACAAGGCCGAGGCCGCGCAGAAGGCCGGCAAGTTCGACGACGAGGTGATCCCCTTCACCATCAAGACCCGCAAGGGCGACATCGTCATGGACAAGGATGAGTACATCCGCCACGGCGCAACGATGGACGCCATGCAGAAACTGCGTCCGGCCTTCACCAAGGACGGCTCCGTGACCGCGGCGAACGCCTCCGGCATCAACGACGGCGCCGCCGGTGTCCTGCTGATGTCCGCCGACGACGCCGAGAAGCGCGGGATCGAGCCGCTGGCCCGCATCGCGTCCTACGCGACCGCCGGTCTCGATCCGTCGATCATGGGCGTCGGCCCGATCCACGCATCGCGCAAGGCGCTGGAAAAGGCCGGCTGGTCGGTGAGCGACCTCGACCTCGTGGAAGCCAACGAGGCCTTCGCCGCACAGGCCTGTGCCGTGAACAAGGACATGGGCTGGGATCCGGCCATCGTGAACGTGAACGGCGGCGCCATCGCCATCGGCCACCCGATCGGTGCTTCGGGCTGCCGTGTCCTGAACACCCTGCTGTTCGAAATGAAGCGCCGCGACGCCAAGAAGGGCCTCGCCACGCTCTGCATCGGTGGCGGCATGGGCGTCGCGCTCTGCGTCGAGCGTCCGTAA
- a CDS encoding alpha/beta hydrolase gives MTDHVFSETGGAPGAPLVFTFHGTGGDEHQFHDFPRQVLEGAHVISPRGDVSEHGALRYFRRKAEGVYDMDDLWTRAAAMAEFVEAAKVRVGATWVVGLGYSNGANILAAVAMRAPHLFTDLALLHPLITWDPDPQPGLDGARVLVTAGERDPICPAPLTRTFVGWLSAQGAKVDTLWHPGGHEIAQAEVQALAGFLVDTPKPA, from the coding sequence ATGACTGACCACGTCTTTTCGGAAACCGGGGGCGCGCCGGGCGCGCCCCTCGTCTTCACGTTCCACGGCACGGGTGGCGACGAACACCAGTTCCACGACTTCCCCCGGCAGGTGCTGGAGGGCGCGCATGTGATCTCGCCGCGCGGCGACGTCTCCGAACACGGGGCACTGAGGTATTTCCGGCGCAAGGCGGAGGGCGTCTACGACATGGACGACCTCTGGACACGCGCGGCCGCTATGGCGGAGTTCGTCGAGGCGGCGAAGGTGCGTGTCGGTGCAACGTGGGTCGTCGGGCTGGGCTATTCCAATGGCGCGAACATCCTTGCCGCTGTCGCGATGCGTGCGCCACACCTGTTCACCGACCTCGCGCTCCTCCATCCGCTGATCACCTGGGACCCGGACCCGCAGCCGGGCCTCGACGGCGCCCGCGTGCTCGTCACCGCAGGGGAGCGCGACCCGATCTGCCCGGCCCCTCTGACACGGACGTTCGTCGGCTGGCTGTCGGCGCAGGGCGCAAAGGTCGACACCCTCTGGCATCCCGGCGGCCACGAGATCGCGCAGGCCGAGGTGCAGGCGCTTGCAGGCTTCCTTGTGGACACGCCAAAACCTGCCTGA